In Thiospirochaeta perfilievii, a single window of DNA contains:
- a CDS encoding 6-pyruvoyl trahydropterin synthase family protein — protein sequence MINSASEVYMYFLKVESEFSAALYLSNCDDSYKGMHGHDFDVIVTLYSKELKDGMVYDYTQIKSSLNELAQSLDLVLLNDKPPFSELNPTVESIAKYFYDNLIEELEDLPIYEVEVIQTKGLSASFRPNV from the coding sequence ATGATAAATAGTGCAAGTGAGGTTTATATGTATTTTTTAAAGGTTGAGTCAGAATTTTCTGCAGCTCTCTATCTATCCAACTGTGATGATAGTTATAAGGGTATGCATGGTCATGATTTTGATGTCATAGTAACTCTATATTCAAAAGAGCTTAAAGATGGGATGGTTTATGACTATACTCAGATAAAAAGCAGCCTTAATGAGTTAGCTCAATCCTTGGATTTAGTTCTATTAAATGATAAACCTCCTTTTTCAGAGTTAAATCCAACTGTAGAAAGTATTGCTAAATACTTTTATGACAACCTTATTGAAGAGTTAGAAGATCTACCTATATACGAGGTTGAAGTAATACAAACAAAGGGGTTATCTGCTAGCTTTAGGCCTAATGTTTAA
- a CDS encoding divergent PAP2 family protein: MNLNITIVIGFASTLLAQIIKVLVILISERRVAWDMITSTGGMPSSHSAGVVAAATSVGLIDGWGSTTFAVACALAIVVMYDATGVRRAAGLHAEYLNVIAKELSHIFKQDGQEQKALKTLLGHTYLQVTAGMIQGVFVALIFHFYIFV; the protein is encoded by the coding sequence TTGAACTTAAATATCACAATTGTTATAGGTTTTGCATCTACACTATTAGCACAAATTATAAAAGTTTTAGTTATTTTAATCTCAGAAAGAAGAGTTGCATGGGATATGATAACATCCACAGGGGGAATGCCCTCATCCCATTCAGCGGGTGTTGTCGCTGCTGCTACTTCTGTAGGTTTAATTGATGGCTGGGGGTCTACTACTTTTGCTGTAGCTTGTGCCTTGGCAATTGTTGTCATGTACGATGCAACTGGTGTTAGAAGAGCTGCTGGTCTACATGCAGAGTATTTAAATGTTATTGCTAAAGAGTTATCCCATATTTTTAAACAGGATGGCCAGGAACAAAAAGCCTTAAAAACCCTACTTGGACACACCTACCTACAGGTTACAGCAGGTATGATCCAAGGTGTATTTGTTGCTTTAATCTTCCATTTTTATATATTCGTTTAA
- a CDS encoding helix-turn-helix domain-containing protein, whose product MSYKHLDYAERYYIYTALKEQTSIADIAKSINRHPSTLHREINRNNGNRGYRYKQADNKAKSRHEDKPKAIKITDEVKSYIHSKLKLQWSPEQIAGRIKDDKNISIHHETIYKYVLVEKQNGGILYKQLRYQKNLQKEIRYYYWFYKRDSK is encoded by the coding sequence ATGAGCTATAAACATCTAGACTATGCTGAAAGATATTATATCTATACTGCCTTAAAAGAGCAAACATCAATAGCCGATATTGCCAAATCTATTAATAGACACCCCTCAACATTACATAGGGAGATAAATCGTAATAATGGAAACAGAGGATATCGCTATAAACAAGCGGACAATAAGGCAAAGAGCAGGCATGAGGACAAACCTAAAGCAATAAAGATAACTGATGAAGTAAAAAGTTATATACATTCAAAACTTAAACTTCAATGGAGTCCAGAACAAATTGCAGGAAGAATTAAAGACGATAAAAATATAAGTATTCATCATGAGACTATCTACAAGTATGTCCTTGTAGAGAAACAAAATGGAGGTATCCTTTATAAACAACTTAGATATCAGAAAAACCTACAGAAAGAGATACGGTACTACTACTGGTTCTACAAGAGGGATTCCAAATAG
- a CDS encoding DNA adenine methylase gives MIDTPYLTKQLIAYIGNKRSLLPFLSNVFDSLPLKENTIFQDPFSGSGAVSRLGKSKGFEVHSNDWEYYSYIVNSCYIGINKEETGNLFKEYGGLNKVFKMFESLDNSFTPYISKHYAPKDTNSADYVTERLFYTRENAIFIDRARSLIEEMYPGSLLSQRKLKEKNILLSSLLYEVSTHANTSGVFKACHKGFGGHGKDALGRILAPMKMEIPRLIDNYKSHTVSKMDALDFVKGKTTDICYLDPPYNMHQYGSNYFMLNTVALWDKPEVNGARGLDGRYLEKAGIRKDWKSTKSPYCYKKQAPDSFRDLMENIDSRHIILSYNTEGIIPFNELFDIMERQGKVNLHIKDYTLYRGGKQSLSRKNHNMELLLVVDREGKPDGKDRASVERFLKERRVLNQLRMPFNPDKISKNFFINGSKVQLSNNLDELRMFKEYKFMDQPDNLNCLSSVELGILYKKLDKSLCKDNFEETKVLISILEKESDKKNITKIQKRILVVYKKLAFKKYIDIFYEVTRILNKKIKDENKNFLGMEDKIQEIESIAKLRFEG, from the coding sequence ATGATAGATACTCCTTACTTAACTAAGCAATTAATTGCTTATATTGGAAATAAAAGATCTCTTTTACCATTTTTATCAAATGTTTTTGACTCTCTACCCCTAAAAGAAAATACAATATTCCAAGATCCCTTCTCTGGTTCTGGGGCTGTTTCTAGGTTGGGTAAAAGTAAGGGCTTTGAGGTTCATAGTAATGATTGGGAGTATTATTCATATATTGTTAATAGCTGTTATATTGGAATTAATAAGGAAGAGACAGGGAACCTTTTTAAGGAGTATGGTGGTTTAAATAAAGTTTTTAAGATGTTTGAATCACTGGATAATAGTTTTACACCATATATAAGCAAACACTATGCTCCAAAGGATACTAATAGTGCGGACTATGTAACAGAGAGACTGTTTTACACTAGGGAAAACGCAATTTTTATTGATAGGGCAAGAAGTTTAATTGAGGAGATGTATCCTGGATCTTTACTAAGTCAGAGGAAGTTAAAAGAGAAGAATATTCTTTTATCATCCCTTTTATATGAGGTCTCAACCCATGCAAATACATCTGGGGTTTTTAAGGCGTGTCACAAGGGATTTGGTGGTCATGGAAAAGATGCTCTAGGTAGAATTTTAGCTCCAATGAAGATGGAGATACCTAGACTTATAGATAATTATAAAAGTCATACAGTTTCTAAGATGGATGCTCTTGATTTTGTTAAGGGAAAGACTACAGATATCTGTTATCTAGATCCTCCTTATAATATGCATCAGTATGGTAGTAACTACTTTATGTTAAATACTGTGGCTCTTTGGGATAAACCAGAGGTTAATGGAGCTAGAGGATTAGATGGACGGTATTTAGAGAAGGCCGGAATAAGAAAGGATTGGAAAAGTACAAAAAGTCCCTATTGTTATAAAAAACAGGCTCCGGACTCCTTTAGGGATCTTATGGAGAACATAGATTCTAGACATATTATACTTAGTTATAATACCGAGGGAATTATTCCATTTAATGAACTTTTTGACATAATGGAGAGACAGGGCAAGGTAAATCTACATATTAAGGATTATACTCTCTATAGAGGTGGGAAACAGAGTCTCTCTAGAAAGAATCATAATATGGAACTTCTATTGGTTGTGGACCGAGAGGGTAAACCTGATGGTAAGGATAGGGCTTCTGTTGAGAGGTTTTTAAAGGAGAGAAGGGTACTCAATCAACTAAGAATGCCTTTTAATCCAGATAAAATTAGTAAAAACTTTTTTATTAATGGATCTAAAGTACAACTTTCAAACAACTTAGATGAGTTAAGAATGTTTAAAGAGTATAAATTTATGGATCAACCTGATAATTTAAATTGTCTCTCTTCTGTAGAGTTAGGGATTCTATATAAAAAACTGGATAAGTCCCTCTGTAAGGATAACTTTGAGGAGACCAAAGTACTAATCTCTATTTTAGAGAAAGAGAGTGATAAAAAGAACATTACTAAGATTCAGAAGAGAATATTAGTTGTATATAAAAAATTAGCTTTTAAAAAGTATATAGATATTTTTTATGAGGTTACAAGGATTCTTAACAAAAAGATTAAGGATGAGAATAAGAACTTTCTAGGGATGGAAGATAAAATCCAGGAGATAGAGAGTATCGCAAAATTAAGATTTGAGGGTTAA
- a CDS encoding FtsX-like permease family protein codes for MSLIYIIIKTLRLNLKKFKGSMLCNIFCMILVFIYSTIYYNISNLEVLGLDKRDILSIMFVSLISVILFSVLFILYTNIQFSKNRTDEYGILLTLGISNKKLTKIIFIEYVIIMLISITISVVFGNILVTIIFYLIKKHIEVNINSKFNTYDSFLLIIEIFPVLYLLTYYIFKNRITRLNLSELYVDKIKNFRIIKKLNILPLVGIVISGYSIMLYKNGEAIVNSFFISFIGLFLLVYYINDLLLYKSKSIIKDMEIKISIFNSRKLLFVIALLTFLSTYLLGLAFSFYNKDKSENILSDISDITYISNSDIKTKVKDSVLYELNNDNIQVESFVDVDFITMKTRTYRDIFVDVVSEDNFRKFNIKIKKLKKNECILVSQLIVPEKYPSIPKGSFLDIVLNGYKKSGLICVGEEWYLFKNKINADRKILILNNFDYNNIKMNISKKYFKTFNIIFLEDENQISSAEKMINKYTDQVLSRIREQKLLEGQSLFVFCIIFFTGLLFLVSTGVIFISKLSSELHNLSINYYKLSQIGISQKQYKNAISGKLKHLFVLPSFIGIIQGFLFTIAHSIQYYNSVLIVKDTSIIFLFGILLTILFYKLLRNILILKITV; via the coding sequence ATGAGCTTAATATATATAATTATTAAAACATTAAGATTAAACCTTAAAAAGTTTAAAGGTAGTATGTTATGTAATATTTTTTGCATGATATTGGTTTTTATATACTCTACTATTTATTATAATATATCCAATTTAGAAGTCCTCGGATTAGATAAGAGAGATATTTTAAGCATAATGTTTGTATCTTTAATTTCAGTTATTCTATTCTCAGTTTTATTTATTTTATATACAAATATACAATTTTCAAAAAATAGGACTGATGAATATGGTATTTTATTAACATTAGGAATTAGCAATAAAAAATTAACAAAGATAATATTCATTGAATATGTAATTATTATGTTGATATCAATTACAATCAGTGTTGTATTTGGAAATATTTTAGTTACAATCATATTCTACCTAATAAAAAAACATATTGAAGTGAATATTAATAGTAAATTTAATACATATGATAGTTTTTTACTGATCATTGAAATTTTTCCAGTTTTATACTTATTAACTTATTATATATTTAAAAACCGGATAACACGATTAAATCTATCAGAATTATATGTAGATAAAATCAAGAATTTTAGGATTATTAAAAAGCTTAACATCCTCCCTTTAGTAGGAATAGTTATAAGTGGTTATTCAATAATGTTATATAAAAATGGTGAAGCAATAGTTAATTCTTTTTTTATATCATTTATTGGTTTGTTTCTATTAGTCTATTACATAAACGATCTATTACTGTATAAAAGTAAAAGCATTATTAAAGATATGGAAATTAAGATTAGTATATTTAACAGTAGAAAATTATTGTTTGTAATCGCATTATTAACTTTTTTATCTACATATCTATTAGGTCTAGCATTTTCATTTTATAATAAAGATAAAAGTGAAAATATTCTTAGTGATATTTCTGACATTACTTACATATCAAATTCTGATATAAAAACTAAAGTTAAGGATTCAGTATTATACGAATTAAATAATGACAATATACAAGTAGAAAGTTTTGTCGATGTAGATTTTATTACAATGAAAACAAGGACATATAGAGATATATTTGTAGATGTCGTTTCAGAAGATAATTTCAGAAAATTTAATATTAAGATAAAAAAACTTAAAAAAAATGAATGTATACTAGTATCCCAACTAATAGTACCTGAAAAATACCCCAGTATACCAAAAGGATCTTTTTTAGATATTGTCTTAAATGGATATAAAAAATCAGGACTCATATGTGTTGGTGAAGAATGGTATCTCTTTAAAAATAAAATTAATGCAGATAGAAAAATTTTGATATTAAATAACTTTGATTATAATAATATTAAGATGAATATTTCAAAAAAATATTTCAAAACTTTTAATATCATATTTTTAGAAGATGAAAACCAAATCAGTTCTGCAGAAAAAATGATAAATAAATATACAGATCAAGTTTTATCTAGAATTAGAGAACAAAAATTATTAGAGGGGCAATCGTTATTTGTTTTTTGTATAATATTTTTTACTGGTTTGTTATTTTTAGTTTCAACTGGAGTAATCTTTATTTCTAAATTATCATCAGAGTTACATAACTTGAGTATAAATTATTATAAATTATCACAAATAGGGATTTCACAAAAACAATATAAAAATGCCATTTCTGGTAAGCTAAAGCATTTATTTGTATTGCCTAGTTTTATTGGTATTATACAAGGATTTCTATTTACCATTGCTCACTCTATTCAATATTATAATTCTGTTCTTATTGTTAAGGATACATCAATTATATTTCTTTTTGGAATTTTGTTAACTATACTTTTTTATAAATTGTTAAGGAATATCTTAATACTTAAAATTACAGTTTGA
- a CDS encoding UDP-N-acetylmuramoyl-L-alanyl-D-glutamate--2,6-diaminopimelate ligase — MKITALLDNINNNIQKIGHLDPEITNLEFDSRRVSNGTLFFALKGIHTDGHNYIDKAITLGAKAICFSDDLPNYNPDILYIKVENTKEALSSFSTAFYNNPSKELKVIGVTGTDGKSTTVSLIDQLLELNGKRSGYISTISFKSGNIEEKNVLRQSTPEASQIHSILREMVKNNKEYAIVESTSHGLSNKTCRLKDVDFNTGVLTNITQEHLEFHGSLEQYRNDKGNLFRKISKTEKETSFGVVNLDDPEATNFISYAKPKKVYTYSLKNKNADLYPVDIRQTPVSSTFKLVFKGVEYETKLNLPGLFNIENLMATILAVYNLGDITFNNIVRSIPNLHSVKGRLNSVPTRGEFSIVVDYAHTPGSFEKVLPTIKEIITGRLIVVFGSAGERDVVKRPIQGEIADKFADIIVLTDEDPRLEDSIKIIDDIKAGIKNKREDENLFIIPNRREAIGRAIDLAQKGDMILTLGKGHETSMVYSHGSEPWNEIEVIKDILKEKGLNEYIKMED; from the coding sequence ATGAAAATAACAGCTTTACTTGATAACATCAATAATAATATACAAAAGATAGGTCATTTAGACCCTGAAATTACTAATCTCGAATTCGATTCTAGAAGAGTTAGTAACGGAACTCTTTTTTTTGCTTTAAAAGGTATACATACCGATGGTCATAACTATATAGATAAGGCAATAACCCTTGGAGCTAAAGCGATCTGTTTTAGTGATGATCTTCCTAATTATAACCCAGATATTCTCTATATAAAAGTAGAAAATACAAAGGAAGCCTTATCATCCTTTTCTACTGCATTTTATAATAATCCTTCTAAGGAATTAAAAGTAATTGGAGTAACAGGGACAGATGGAAAAAGTACTACTGTATCCCTAATTGATCAACTTTTAGAACTAAATGGTAAAAGATCTGGGTATATTTCAACTATAAGTTTTAAAAGTGGGAATATTGAGGAGAAAAATGTACTTAGACAGTCTACTCCAGAGGCCTCCCAAATCCACTCGATCCTTAGAGAGATGGTAAAAAATAATAAAGAGTATGCAATTGTTGAGTCAACTAGCCACGGGTTATCAAATAAAACATGTAGATTAAAAGATGTAGACTTTAATACTGGGGTTTTAACCAATATAACCCAGGAGCATCTGGAATTTCATGGTTCTTTAGAACAGTACAGAAATGATAAGGGAAATCTTTTTAGAAAAATATCTAAAACAGAAAAAGAGACCTCCTTTGGGGTTGTAAACCTAGATGATCCTGAGGCTACAAATTTTATTTCCTATGCAAAGCCTAAAAAAGTTTACACCTACAGTCTTAAGAATAAAAATGCGGATCTATACCCCGTTGATATAAGACAAACCCCTGTAAGCTCCACATTTAAATTAGTATTTAAAGGTGTTGAGTATGAAACAAAATTAAATCTACCAGGTCTTTTTAATATTGAAAACTTAATGGCTACGATACTAGCTGTCTATAACCTTGGCGATATCACTTTTAATAATATAGTTAGAAGTATCCCAAACCTACACAGTGTAAAGGGGAGATTAAACTCAGTCCCAACTAGGGGCGAGTTCTCCATTGTTGTTGATTATGCCCATACTCCAGGATCCTTTGAAAAAGTACTTCCAACAATTAAAGAGATAATTACAGGAAGACTTATAGTTGTCTTTGGTTCCGCAGGGGAGAGGGATGTTGTTAAGCGACCTATTCAAGGGGAGATTGCAGATAAGTTTGCGGATATTATAGTTTTAACCGATGAAGACCCAAGATTAGAGGACTCTATAAAAATAATAGATGATATAAAAGCTGGAATTAAAAACAAGAGAGAAGATGAAAATCTATTTATCATACCAAATAGAAGGGAAGCTATAGGTAGAGCCATCGATCTAGCCCAAAAAGGGGATATGATACTGACCCTAGGAAAGGGCCATGAAACCTCAATGGTATATAGCCATGGTAGCGAACCATGGAATGAGATTGAGGTAATTAAAGATATCCTAAAAGAGAAGGGTTTAAACGAATATATAAAAATGGAAGATTAA
- a CDS encoding IS30 family transposase, translated as MEVSFINNLDIRKTYRKRYGTTTGSTRGIPNRIDIDERPEAANKRERVGDWEADTIIGKSHKGAIVTLDDRKSKLRLAAPLSGKHADPVKDWITKLLEPFADLTKTITFDNGKEFTKHQDVARELKCETYFAKPYHSWERGQNENANGLLRQYFPKSMELVDISVKKVLMPLIY; from the coding sequence ATGGAGGTATCCTTTATAAACAACTTAGATATCAGAAAAACCTACAGAAAGAGATACGGTACTACTACTGGTTCTACAAGAGGGATTCCAAATAGAATTGATATAGATGAACGTCCTGAAGCTGCTAATAAAAGAGAGCGCGTTGGGGACTGGGAGGCTGATACGATCATTGGAAAGAGCCACAAAGGAGCTATTGTAACTTTGGATGATAGGAAATCCAAATTACGGTTAGCAGCACCTCTATCAGGTAAACATGCTGATCCTGTAAAGGATTGGATAACAAAGCTTTTAGAACCATTTGCTGATCTGACAAAAACTATAACATTTGATAATGGTAAGGAATTTACCAAGCATCAAGATGTAGCAAGAGAACTAAAGTGTGAAACATATTTTGCTAAGCCTTATCATTCATGGGAGAGAGGTCAAAATGAAAATGCAAATGGTTTATTACGACAATACTTCCCAAAATCTATGGAATTGGTGGATATAAGCGTGAAAAAAGTTTTGATGCCATTGATTTACTAA
- the tnpC gene encoding IS66 family transposase — protein MGGIKKQVIPEEISTYIESLENSNKSLENRVKILEEELRLERVKRFGKSSEKVTPLQSELFDEFEQTALDIEEEDEPEVISIPAYNRKKKGRKPIDPSLPRKQIIHDISEDDKQCACGCQMVKIDEVVTERVQIIPEKSYVEQHIRPKYACRNCEGSGDEDKPTFRVAPAPPSLISGSIVTGGLLAYIHTNKFCDYLPFYRQEKRFERYGIPISRQNMSNWTIKAYRKLKGLNDIMKDHIKTGTYLQMDETVLKVHGEVGKLDSSNSYIWVTCGGPKDSSIALYEYNRSRSSKYIKDFTEGFSGFCQSDGFPGYNAVFKNSDKITHVTCLAHCRRELYDAYKASKQLNKSNVVINKIQKIYVVEKQLRDKNLKPEEFVAERKKLATPLLDNLKDWLDKKAINIRPESKLGKAVKYTLGQWDKMINYLDCAELTPDNNAAERVVKPLVMGRKNFLFSGSPEGADALCFFYSLIETAKLNDLNPYAYLKWLYDKAPLLPEGSSLEELAPWKCDPIEVNKIMLPS, from the coding sequence ATGGGCGGAATAAAAAAACAGGTAATCCCTGAAGAAATATCTACATATATTGAGTCTCTTGAAAACTCAAATAAATCTCTTGAAAATAGGGTTAAAATACTAGAAGAAGAGTTGCGTCTCGAAAGAGTAAAGAGATTTGGAAAATCTAGTGAAAAGGTTACACCTTTACAATCTGAATTATTTGATGAGTTTGAGCAAACCGCCTTGGATATAGAAGAAGAGGATGAACCTGAAGTTATATCTATTCCAGCATATAATAGAAAAAAGAAAGGTCGAAAACCTATAGATCCATCCCTACCTAGAAAACAAATCATTCACGATATATCAGAAGATGATAAACAGTGTGCTTGTGGATGTCAGATGGTTAAAATTGATGAAGTAGTAACAGAAAGGGTACAGATTATTCCTGAAAAGTCTTATGTAGAACAACATATAAGACCAAAATATGCCTGCAGGAATTGTGAAGGTTCAGGAGATGAAGATAAACCAACTTTTAGAGTTGCTCCTGCACCACCATCATTGATTTCAGGAAGTATAGTGACTGGTGGTCTTCTTGCTTACATCCATACAAATAAATTTTGTGATTACCTGCCATTTTATCGGCAAGAGAAAAGATTTGAGAGGTATGGGATTCCGATAAGCAGACAGAATATGTCAAACTGGACTATAAAAGCTTATAGAAAATTAAAAGGTCTTAATGATATTATGAAAGATCACATAAAGACTGGTACATATCTTCAAATGGATGAAACAGTCCTCAAAGTTCATGGGGAAGTTGGTAAATTAGATTCTAGTAACTCTTACATATGGGTCACCTGTGGTGGGCCTAAAGACTCAAGTATAGCTCTCTATGAATATAATAGATCTCGAAGTTCAAAATATATTAAAGATTTTACTGAAGGCTTTTCTGGGTTTTGTCAGTCAGATGGTTTCCCAGGTTACAATGCCGTTTTTAAAAATAGTGACAAAATAACACATGTAACATGTTTAGCACATTGTCGGAGAGAGCTTTACGATGCCTATAAAGCTTCTAAGCAACTAAATAAGTCTAATGTTGTAATTAATAAAATTCAAAAGATATATGTTGTAGAAAAACAACTTAGAGATAAGAACCTCAAACCGGAAGAATTTGTAGCAGAAAGAAAGAAGTTAGCGACACCATTACTTGATAACCTAAAAGACTGGCTTGATAAAAAGGCTATAAATATTAGACCAGAAAGTAAATTGGGGAAAGCTGTAAAATATACATTAGGCCAATGGGATAAAATGATAAATTACCTTGATTGTGCAGAGCTTACTCCAGATAATAACGCTGCGGAGAGAGTGGTAAAACCACTTGTTATGGGTCGTAAAAATTTTTTATTTTCGGGTAGTCCTGAAGGTGCGGATGCATTATGTTTTTTCTACTCTTTAATTGAAACGGCAAAATTAAATGATTTAAATCCATACGCATATTTAAAATGGTTATATGATAAGGCTCCATTATTACCAGAAGGCTCCTCATTAGAAGAATTAGCTCCATGGAAATGTGATCCAATAGAAGTTAATAAAATTATGTTACCTTCTTAG
- a CDS encoding class I SAM-dependent methyltransferase, with product MEELVLDSGIKIKISGDDTFRGWDAADEYILSQEINEKNILVIGDSNGALTASLQGNITSLVSSVISQECINNTLSANDTKANIISDVALLPESIDLVIVKLPKFIDLLEYYIQIIGNKYPGVKFLAGGMVKYMPITMVRLCEEYFLDVTTSLAKKKARLIFGTIALNKDNPTTYPKIFTTDDDVKVVSYPGVFSYDHLDIGTRFLLKHIPIGRTGTILDLGCGSGVLGLYGKKMNPEANIVLADESYLAVESARESFKENGFDGEFHVMDILKGYKSDSVDIILCNPPFHQTNKIMTEIAVKMFKQSRTVLKRGGTLFVVSNKHLGYHKKLRAIFHNLNRVAENEKFIIFSVRKV from the coding sequence GTGGAAGAGTTAGTTTTAGATAGTGGGATAAAAATAAAGATATCAGGGGATGACACCTTTAGAGGCTGGGATGCTGCTGATGAATATATTTTATCCCAAGAGATAAATGAAAAGAATATTTTAGTAATTGGTGATAGTAATGGAGCTTTAACAGCTAGTTTGCAGGGGAATATAACAAGTTTAGTTAGCTCTGTTATAAGTCAGGAGTGTATTAATAATACTCTATCTGCTAATGATACTAAAGCGAATATTATTAGTGATGTAGCCTTACTGCCAGAGAGTATAGACTTGGTAATTGTAAAGCTTCCAAAATTTATTGATCTTTTAGAGTACTATATACAGATAATTGGTAATAAGTACCCAGGAGTAAAGTTTCTTGCCGGGGGTATGGTTAAATATATGCCTATTACCATGGTAAGACTTTGTGAGGAGTATTTTTTAGATGTTACTACATCCTTAGCTAAAAAGAAGGCACGTTTGATTTTTGGTACTATAGCTTTGAATAAGGATAACCCAACTACTTATCCAAAAATATTTACTACAGATGATGATGTAAAAGTTGTATCTTATCCAGGGGTTTTCTCCTACGATCATTTAGATATTGGCACAAGGTTTTTATTAAAACATATTCCTATAGGGAGAACTGGAACTATCTTAGATTTAGGCTGTGGTTCCGGGGTACTAGGTCTGTATGGTAAAAAAATGAATCCTGAGGCTAATATTGTATTAGCAGATGAGTCATATTTAGCTGTGGAGTCTGCTCGGGAGAGTTTTAAGGAGAATGGTTTTGATGGAGAGTTTCATGTTATGGATATTCTAAAGGGATATAAGTCGGATAGTGTTGATATTATTCTATGTAATCCTCCATTCCACCAAACTAATAAAATAATGACTGAGATTGCAGTTAAGATGTTTAAGCAGTCTAGAACTGTATTAAAGAGGGGAGGTACCCTGTTTGTTGTATCTAATAAACACCTTGGTTACCATAAGAAACTTAGGGCTATTTTCCACAACCTAAATAGGGTTGCAGAGAATGAGAAATTTATAATCTTCTCTGTAAGAAAGGTTTAA
- a CDS encoding IS4 family transposase encodes MSFHDTIFRQILQLIPRYEFEKIVKSEKGDFANKGFSCWNQFSAMLFAQLSGQTGLRGIENGLELQSKKLYHLGISKTKRSTLSYANNNRPNEIYEKLFYSLLSKLHSKHKNHKFRFKNPLYSVDASTIDLCLSMFDWAHFRKKKGGIKLHVTLDHSSYIPSFVTVTDAKVHESNEIKNVPFKKDDVIVFDRGYTDYQYYSDLGEEGIYFVTRLKKNAKYSVLDDKDVSKYENILSEKIIVFDKIISKKGKPLKLRLVESYDPDLKKSITLITNHFSWSPRTISAIYKDRWQIEIFFKTIKQNLKIKSFLGTSRNAVLTQVWIVMISFLILKYMEFQSTLGWTVSSIMAILSTILFANLNLIDWLTVPPDKQAPQKSYLLQKELF; translated from the coding sequence ATGAGTTTTCATGATACTATTTTTCGACAAATACTACAATTAATTCCGAGATATGAATTTGAAAAAATTGTAAAATCAGAAAAAGGAGACTTCGCGAATAAAGGATTTTCCTGTTGGAACCAGTTTTCAGCAATGCTATTTGCTCAATTAAGCGGACAAACAGGTCTAAGGGGAATTGAGAACGGTTTAGAGCTTCAAAGTAAAAAGCTGTATCATTTAGGGATATCCAAAACTAAACGCTCAACGCTCTCTTATGCAAATAATAATCGTCCAAATGAGATCTATGAAAAACTATTTTACTCTTTATTATCAAAGCTTCATAGTAAACATAAAAATCATAAATTTAGATTTAAAAACCCACTTTATAGCGTAGATGCGAGTACTATAGATCTTTGTCTGAGCATGTTTGATTGGGCTCATTTTAGGAAAAAGAAGGGAGGAATTAAACTCCATGTGACATTAGATCATTCCAGTTATATTCCCTCATTTGTTACTGTGACGGATGCAAAAGTACATGAATCTAATGAAATTAAAAATGTTCCTTTTAAAAAAGATGATGTTATTGTTTTTGATAGAGGGTATACCGATTACCAATATTATTCAGATTTAGGTGAAGAAGGTATTTATTTTGTTACAAGACTGAAGAAAAATGCCAAATATTCTGTGCTTGACGATAAAGACGTTTCAAAGTATGAAAATATACTGTCTGAAAAAATCATAGTTTTTGATAAAATAATATCTAAGAAAGGAAAGCCTCTAAAACTGCGGCTTGTTGAAAGTTATGATCCTGATTTGAAGAAAAGTATAACACTAATTACAAATCACTTTTCATGGTCCCCCAGAACTATTTCAGCAATATATAAAGATAGATGGCAAATTGAAATTTTCTTCAAAACAATTAAGCAAAACCTAAAAATTAAAAGCTTTTTAGGAACAAGTCGAAATGCGGTTCTAACTCAAGTTTGGATCGTTATGATTTCGTTTCTGATATTGAAATATATGGAATTTCAATCTACTTTAGGTTGGACTGTATCTTCAATAATGGCTATATTATCTACGATATTATTTGCAAATCTAAACTTAATTGATTGGTTAACAGTCCCGCCTGATAAACAAGCTCCACAGAAAAGTTATCTGCTACAAAAGGAGTTGTTTTGA